From the Myxococcales bacterium genome, one window contains:
- a CDS encoding BolA family transcriptional regulator — MSERSDKIEAKLREALDAVEIEVVDESHLHAGHVGAREGGGHFRVSIVSERFAGLGRVAAQRLVYQILESEMKHEIHALSITASAPKAGLS, encoded by the coding sequence ATGAGTGAACGGAGCGACAAGATCGAAGCCAAGTTGAGAGAAGCGCTCGATGCGGTCGAGATCGAAGTCGTCGACGAGAGTCATCTTCACGCGGGACATGTGGGCGCGCGCGAGGGCGGAGGCCATTTTCGTGTGAGTATCGTGTCCGAACGCTTCGCGGGGCTCGGTCGCGTCGCCGCCCAGCGACTGGTGTATCAGATTCTCGAATCCGAGATGAAGCATGAGATCCATGCGCTGTCCATTACGGCGA
- a CDS encoding 1-acyl-sn-glycerol-3-phosphate acyltransferase, whose translation MLCPPAIGAKGPTRFGEPRVLKWIGKFYLAVFGWKSEAGRPLESRYVLIAAPHTSNWDLPFMMALAWSYEMKVRWMGKHVLFYWPYGWFMRLMGGLPIHRESSNDRVQGMADEFAKREDFILIVPAEGTRSYTAHWKSGFYHIARLARVPIVMGYLDFERKRGGFGPALIPGEDITSDMNQIRDFYRDKIGKRPELFGPVRLKEEM comes from the coding sequence ATGCTGTGCCCGCCTGCCATCGGGGCCAAGGGCCCCACTAGATTCGGAGAACCGCGAGTGTTGAAATGGATCGGCAAATTCTATTTGGCAGTCTTTGGTTGGAAGAGCGAAGCGGGCCGCCCGCTCGAGTCCAGGTACGTGCTGATTGCGGCGCCCCACACCAGCAATTGGGACCTGCCGTTCATGATGGCGCTCGCCTGGAGCTATGAGATGAAGGTGCGGTGGATGGGCAAGCACGTGCTGTTCTACTGGCCCTACGGATGGTTCATGCGCCTGATGGGCGGACTCCCCATCCACCGAGAATCCAGCAACGACCGCGTCCAGGGAATGGCCGACGAGTTTGCGAAGCGAGAAGACTTTATCCTGATTGTCCCTGCCGAGGGCACCCGTAGCTACACCGCGCACTGGAAGTCCGGCTTCTACCACATCGCCAGGCTGGCCCGAGTCCCCATCGTGATGGGCTATCTCGACTTCGAACGCAAGCGAGGTGGCTTCGGCCCGGCACTCATCCCGGGCGAGGACATCACCAGCGACATGAACCAGATTCGTGATTTCTATCGGGACAAGATCGGCAAGCGCCCGGAGCTATTCGGCCCGGTGCGTCTCAAAGAAGAGATGTAG
- a CDS encoding sulfatase-like hydrolase/transferase, with product MKGEAKGADRAHDGFLLGSVHLLLLCNLFIAQPTYDVLRRSPEFFFAHDVALMDVLVLVLVLSLLISLPLIVATGVAGLFAEAVRRWVQTLLLFLLTTCGLQLALRSSATFETLAIPVAIAGALCFCVTYRRYLAVRLSMTMASPAVLVIATLFVWNLASTGILSSVAEVQRSVRIDGASPKSVVMIVFDQLSTSSLLGSNGAVDRTRLPAFARLADDSIWFRNATTVAESTVTSVPAILTGRFPVEANPFPPPSSVGYPENLIGFIASSHMANVSEEITRFSPRSMREPPPDFIQRSTRLLRDVGIVSAHVLLPEHWRFGIPTIEGEVAFFGLREGDALDHANAMSEGARIAQVSRFLDRMQEVTQSADGLAPTFHFLHIVLPHTPYNFRPDRSQYTRRWWVPGLRSSWGYWYRGEEPARQGLQRYLLQLLLVDTLLGEILDRMQALGLYDDSLLLVTADHGSSFTPKAHSRAITPETRTDVLYVPLFLKLPGKRQGINDDRNAQTVDILPTIADFIDVPLPWSVDGRSLLAAPQTMPKEKHAFITVGYRGLKAFDATDGGEFHSLVPMMERLVYEPERRWLRLASSRDDLLGQSLKEIEGQLESSGKLPLILFGADEATDDSDAVFELRSGWIQGQIEAPPGQLHHQWDVVIAVEGKVRAVTRSFRIRRTKHYFAALLATEDIPKGSGEVEVRILKDERE from the coding sequence ATGAAGGGTGAAGCCAAAGGGGCGGATCGGGCCCACGATGGATTCCTCCTGGGATCCGTTCACCTGCTCCTGCTCTGCAATCTCTTCATTGCACAGCCCACTTACGACGTACTGAGGCGCAGTCCAGAGTTCTTCTTCGCCCATGACGTGGCTCTCATGGATGTGCTCGTGCTGGTGCTCGTCCTCAGTCTGCTCATCTCACTCCCGCTGATCGTGGCAACGGGGGTGGCGGGACTCTTCGCAGAGGCGGTGCGCCGCTGGGTTCAGACGCTATTGCTCTTTCTCCTCACCACATGCGGATTGCAACTTGCGCTGCGAAGCAGCGCGACATTTGAAACGCTTGCGATCCCTGTTGCAATTGCGGGCGCGCTTTGCTTCTGCGTCACGTACCGGCGTTACTTGGCGGTGCGACTGAGCATGACCATGGCGTCCCCCGCGGTGCTCGTGATCGCGACGCTCTTTGTCTGGAACCTGGCCTCTACCGGAATCCTCTCATCCGTCGCCGAGGTACAGCGATCCGTTCGAATCGATGGCGCCAGCCCGAAGTCGGTCGTGATGATCGTATTCGACCAACTTTCGACCTCCAGCCTGCTCGGCTCCAACGGCGCGGTTGATCGCACGCGGTTACCGGCGTTTGCTCGACTCGCGGATGATTCGATCTGGTTTCGCAACGCGACCACAGTTGCGGAATCTACCGTGACTTCGGTGCCGGCCATCCTGACCGGGCGGTTCCCCGTGGAAGCAAACCCGTTCCCACCACCGAGTTCAGTCGGCTACCCCGAGAACCTGATTGGCTTCATCGCCTCTTCGCACATGGCCAACGTATCCGAGGAGATCACGCGCTTCTCCCCGCGGAGCATGCGCGAGCCGCCTCCGGACTTCATCCAACGCAGCACGAGGTTGCTGCGAGACGTCGGCATCGTCTCTGCCCACGTGTTGCTGCCCGAACACTGGCGCTTCGGCATTCCCACGATCGAGGGCGAGGTTGCATTCTTCGGCCTGCGGGAAGGCGACGCCCTCGATCACGCAAATGCGATGAGCGAGGGAGCCCGGATCGCTCAAGTGTCGCGGTTTCTCGATCGCATGCAGGAGGTGACGCAAAGCGCCGACGGGCTCGCGCCGACGTTCCATTTCTTGCACATCGTTCTCCCACATACCCCCTACAACTTTCGACCCGACCGCAGTCAATACACACGCCGTTGGTGGGTGCCGGGTTTGCGCAGCAGCTGGGGCTACTGGTACCGCGGCGAGGAGCCTGCTCGCCAAGGCTTGCAGCGCTATCTCCTGCAGCTCCTGCTCGTAGACACGCTGCTGGGCGAGATTCTCGACCGCATGCAGGCACTCGGTCTATACGACGATTCACTGCTGCTCGTCACTGCGGACCACGGATCCAGCTTCACACCAAAAGCTCACTCGCGTGCGATCACTCCTGAAACCCGAACGGACGTTCTTTACGTCCCGCTTTTCTTGAAGCTCCCGGGCAAAAGGCAGGGAATCAACGATGACCGCAACGCACAAACGGTAGACATCCTGCCGACGATCGCAGACTTCATTGATGTTCCACTGCCCTGGTCCGTGGATGGACGCTCGCTACTCGCGGCCCCACAGACGATGCCCAAGGAAAAGCATGCCTTTATCACCGTTGGATACCGGGGACTGAAGGCCTTCGACGCAACCGATGGAGGAGAGTTTCACTCTCTTGTGCCCATGATGGAGAGACTGGTCTACGAGCCTGAACGACGCTGGCTGCGGCTCGCGAGTTCCCGTGACGATCTCTTGGGGCAAAGCCTGAAGGAGATCGAAGGCCAACTCGAGTCCTCTGGCAAACTTCCTTTGATTCTCTTCGGAGCCGATGAAGCGACGGACGATTCGGACGCCGTCTTCGAATTGCGCTCTGGATGGATCCAGGGTCAGATTGAAGCGCCCCCCGGGCAGCTACATCATCAGTGGGACGTCGTCATCGCGGTTGAGGGCAAAGTCCGGGCGGTGACGCGCAGCTTCCGGATCCGGCGCACAAAGCACTATTTC
- a CDS encoding DUF2029 domain-containing protein → MFFRDDQIGWDALAISMAIMFFIAPIIMTVHFAHRGEDPAGPDPLVVRGGDLIQFWTGAAVLDANIPSRNLYDREAFREAFKSVERTDANSRYNPTYPPPIYQGFNALEGLGQIRASKLLLWGFLLAYGLGITLLLRSAGLDLPRGTEGWLLLWAAPASQLGIATGQPAALWLALLGGGLALRQSKRDILAGIVLGILCIKPTVAAPVALALALAAQWRMVGGFVLGGAGVLALSIAADGIEIWAGYVEMLFDTPDLTQRLWFHLNRHVSLRSLVAMPFSGTSWAMPVGVAGGGAAFAFALWLRGKLAPIFARDTHSFPAFALLLGACTFATPHLLDYDLILYYPMMIWAAYRIAEKRAQRARVGIAALIFFYIVPIAYPISEWIHFSVASLALLLLLGWCTAEIDFGGGIEADEG, encoded by the coding sequence GTGTTCTTTCGAGACGATCAAATTGGCTGGGATGCGCTCGCGATCTCGATGGCCATCATGTTCTTCATCGCCCCCATCATCATGACGGTCCACTTCGCACATCGCGGCGAAGATCCCGCCGGACCGGATCCGCTGGTGGTACGCGGCGGGGATTTGATTCAGTTCTGGACCGGCGCCGCGGTTCTCGACGCCAACATCCCCTCGCGCAATCTTTACGACCGAGAAGCATTCAGGGAAGCGTTCAAATCCGTCGAGCGCACAGATGCCAATTCTCGCTACAACCCCACCTACCCGCCCCCGATCTACCAGGGCTTCAATGCCCTCGAGGGCCTGGGGCAGATTCGCGCCAGCAAGCTCCTGCTCTGGGGGTTCCTGCTCGCCTATGGGCTCGGGATCACGCTCCTGCTGCGCAGCGCAGGTTTGGACTTACCCCGGGGCACTGAGGGCTGGCTATTGCTCTGGGCTGCGCCGGCCAGCCAGCTCGGGATAGCCACTGGACAGCCCGCGGCGCTCTGGCTCGCGCTGTTGGGAGGGGGGCTCGCGCTGCGGCAAAGCAAGCGCGACATTCTCGCGGGTATCGTTTTGGGGATCCTCTGCATCAAGCCCACCGTCGCGGCCCCTGTCGCGCTGGCGCTGGCACTCGCGGCGCAATGGCGCATGGTTGGCGGCTTCGTGCTCGGGGGCGCAGGCGTGCTCGCACTTTCGATCGCGGCGGATGGGATCGAGATCTGGGCTGGGTATGTCGAGATGCTGTTCGACACCCCCGACCTCACACAGCGGTTGTGGTTTCATCTAAATCGACACGTCAGTTTACGCAGTCTTGTAGCGATGCCTTTTTCGGGCACGTCGTGGGCTATGCCGGTGGGCGTTGCCGGGGGGGGCGCGGCGTTCGCTTTTGCGCTTTGGCTGCGCGGCAAACTCGCTCCGATCTTCGCGCGCGACACGCACTCGTTTCCCGCGTTCGCGCTTCTGCTCGGGGCCTGCACCTTCGCCACGCCGCATCTTCTCGACTACGACCTCATTCTCTACTACCCGATGATGATTTGGGCCGCCTATCGAATCGCAGAGAAGCGCGCCCAACGCGCGCGCGTGGGAATCGCGGCCTTGATTTTCTTTTACATCGTCCCCATCGCCTATCCGATCTCTGAATGGATTCACTTCAGCGTGGCGAGCCTCGCGCTTCTGCTTCTGTTGGGATGGTGTACTGCCGAGATCGATTTCGGCGGGGGTATCGAGGCGGATGAAGGGTGA